A DNA window from Ornithodoros turicata isolate Travis chromosome 10, ASM3712646v1, whole genome shotgun sequence contains the following coding sequences:
- the LOC135369722 gene encoding rhomboid-related protein 2-like: MEDLREYWFTVLEQLDIKENGSISSSELQRTLIDHSAAIPSHCRNQLLELAKRNTRSDITVQQLLTIILCRRPTTKAEKAAQKCFHVSAKIYVKESQQLWITRLALTDYPAVVFPLAFILIVAAAQIVSSVHHHLWCNSREDEPYAQDCFLESPISYNPLRMREMWRQFSYSLLHTDAVSLAFNVLVELVVCLPIGMVHSAWKVPVLYFVGVFYGALASSFLPSLRLAGAAGGCHAILWSHYGDVLFSFREFKYGVVFFLAIPLLTAADICWHIFCRMSWVGHASGIFVGITVGKYCFFNRKLRKWELVIGALSALAMFVLFVYCATYQLH, encoded by the coding sequence ATGGAAGATTTGCGCGAGTACTGGTTTACTGTTCTTGAGCAACTGGACATCAAGGAAAACGGCAGCATTTCTTCGTCCGAGCTGCAACGGACCTTGATCGATCATTCTGCCGCCATACCAAGTCACTGTCGGAACCAACTCCTGGAACTGGCGAAGCGGAATACGCGCTCCGATATTACTGTGCAGCAGCTTCTCACGATCATCTTGTGCCGTCGACCCACCACCAAGGCGGAGAAGGCGGCTCAGAAATGCTTCCACGTTTCGGCAAAGATCTACGTCAAGGAGAGTCAACAGCTGTGGATTACTCGCCTGGCCCTAACGGACTACCCCGCCGTCGTTTTCCCTCTGGCTTTCATCCTGATTGTCGCAGCGGCTCAGATTGTATCATCCGTACACCACCACCTGTGGTGTAACAGCCGAGAAGATGAACCCTACGCGCAGGATTGCTTTCTGGAATCTCCGATTTCGTACAATCcgctgcgcatgcgcgagaTGTGGCGACAGTTCAGCTATTCATTGCTTCACACGGACGCGGTTTCGCTTGCCTTTAATGTTCTGGTAGAACTAGTTGTTTGTCTGCCGATAGGTATGGTTCATAGTGCATGGAAAGTACCAGTGTTGTATTTCGTGGGAGTGTTCTACGGAGCCTTGGCTTCGTCGTTCTTGCCCAGCTTGCGTCTAGCGGGCGCCGCTGGCGGTTGCCACGCCATCTTGTGGTCGCATTATGGAGACGTCTTATTTAGCTTCAGAGAGTTCAAGTATGGAGTGGTCTTCTTTCTCGCGATCCCGCTTCTCACGGCAGCTGATATTTGCTGGCATATCTTCTGTCGGATGAGTTGGGTGGGCCACGCGTCCGGGATTTTCGTCGGAATAACTGTTGGAAAATACTGCTTTTTCAACAGGAAACTGCGCAAATGGGAGTTGGTGATTGGGGCGCTGTCGGCTCTGGCAATGTTCGTACTCTTTGTTTATTGTGCAACGTATCAACTTCATTGA